In the Natronobacterium texcoconense genome, one interval contains:
- a CDS encoding transcription initiation factor IIB family protein: MHSARDRIEYESWLEELDQIADRLELSSEARSCAADLFLADVPEDDRSKRPALAASVYAGSLVAGEGVSQGTVADAADVSRLSIQSRWKDVLETAGLEPPGW; the protein is encoded by the coding sequence ATGCACAGCGCCCGGGATCGCATCGAGTACGAGTCCTGGCTCGAGGAACTCGATCAAATCGCCGACCGACTGGAGTTATCGAGCGAGGCACGGTCGTGTGCGGCCGATCTCTTTCTCGCCGACGTCCCCGAGGACGACCGATCCAAACGGCCCGCACTCGCGGCGAGCGTCTACGCCGGCTCGCTCGTCGCCGGCGAGGGAGTGAGTCAGGGAACGGTCGCCGACGCCGCGGACGTCTCACGGCTGTCGATCCAGTCACGCTGGAAAGACGTCCTGGAGACCGCCGGCCTCGAGCCACCGGGCTGGTAA
- the dacZ gene encoding diadenylate cyclase DacZ — translation MDGLDDVFGDLFSSVDGVLLFSPSGSYYERFAAIEEVDVIVVGTENEVGAETFVELPLAFDDVADRIKFGIEGALEQEVIEDGDELACATRIFADEIDTVSRVRASADAHTGIYDLFAKSRAEPDVVKSVLELAVELGKKGQKGKPVGALFIVGDAGKVMNKSRPLSYNPFEKSHVHVGDQIVNVMLKEFSRLDGAFVISDAGKIVSAYRYLEPSAEGVDIPKGLGARHMAGGAITRDTNAVAIVLSESDGLVRAFKGGELILEVDPEAY, via the coding sequence ATGGACGGGTTAGACGACGTGTTCGGTGACCTCTTCTCGAGTGTCGACGGTGTCCTGCTGTTTTCGCCGAGTGGTTCCTACTACGAGCGGTTTGCGGCGATCGAGGAAGTCGACGTGATCGTCGTCGGGACGGAAAACGAGGTCGGCGCGGAGACGTTCGTGGAACTCCCGCTTGCCTTCGACGACGTCGCCGATCGGATCAAGTTCGGCATCGAGGGAGCACTCGAGCAGGAGGTAATCGAGGACGGGGACGAGCTAGCCTGTGCCACCCGGATTTTCGCTGACGAGATCGACACCGTCTCCCGGGTCCGTGCGAGTGCGGACGCACACACTGGCATTTACGATCTGTTCGCCAAGTCCCGTGCCGAACCCGACGTCGTCAAGTCTGTCCTCGAGTTGGCGGTCGAACTCGGCAAGAAAGGGCAGAAGGGCAAACCTGTCGGGGCGCTGTTCATCGTCGGCGACGCGGGGAAGGTGATGAACAAGTCCCGGCCGCTGTCGTACAACCCGTTCGAGAAGTCCCACGTCCACGTTGGCGATCAGATCGTCAACGTGATGCTCAAGGAGTTCTCGCGGCTCGATGGCGCGTTCGTCATCTCCGACGCCGGCAAGATCGTCTCGGCGTATCGGTATCTCGAGCCCTCCGCGGAGGGAGTGGATATTCCGAAGGGGCTGGGTGCTCGGCACATGGCTGGCGGTGCGATCACCCGGGATACGAACGCGGTGGCGATCGTCCTCTCCGAGAGCGACGGTCTCGTCCGGGCGTTCAAGGGCGGTGAACTAATTCTGGAGGTCGATCCGGAGGCGTACTGA
- a CDS encoding mechanosensitive ion channel family protein gives MEWQTLLEEPAVIAAAVLALGLVAGYLVGRLNNELLTAAGVPEAVEGTPFERTAQSIGTSTVEIVARLSSWFIYGIAVLTAIHIAQLLDTDAFWFRVTEFIPQVFVAVLVLILGFIVADKSELAVSEYLRGVKLPEVSLFPKIVKYSVLYVTFVIALGQIGVHVLALLILLTVYAIGLLVVFVVAFRSFLTSSAAGIYLLLEQPYSIGDEIEIGDQSGIVQEVDLFVTKIEDESEEYIVPNRKVFEDGIVRVRD, from the coding sequence ATGGAGTGGCAGACGTTACTCGAGGAGCCAGCGGTCATCGCCGCTGCGGTGCTTGCCCTCGGGCTCGTCGCTGGCTACCTGGTCGGGCGGCTCAACAACGAGTTGCTGACGGCCGCGGGCGTTCCGGAAGCGGTCGAGGGGACGCCGTTCGAGCGGACGGCGCAGTCGATCGGGACCTCGACGGTCGAGATCGTTGCCCGACTGAGTTCGTGGTTTATCTACGGGATCGCCGTCCTGACGGCGATTCACATCGCCCAGTTGCTGGACACCGACGCGTTCTGGTTCCGCGTGACGGAGTTCATCCCGCAGGTCTTCGTCGCGGTGCTCGTGTTGATTCTCGGCTTTATCGTCGCGGACAAGTCGGAACTGGCCGTTAGTGAGTACCTTCGTGGAGTCAAGCTTCCCGAAGTCTCTTTGTTCCCGAAGATCGTCAAGTACTCCGTTCTCTACGTCACGTTCGTCATCGCGTTAGGGCAGATCGGCGTCCACGTCCTCGCCCTGTTGATCCTGTTGACGGTGTACGCCATCGGGTTGCTCGTCGTCTTCGTCGTTGCCTTCAGGAGTTTCCTGACCTCGAGTGCGGCGGGAATCTACCTGTTGCTCGAGCAGCCCTACAGTATCGGCGACGAGATCGAGATCGGCGACCAGTCGGGGATCGTCCAGGAGGTCGATCTCTTCGTCACGAAGATCGAGGACGAGTCCGAGGAGTACATCGTCCCGAATCGGAAGGTCTTCGAGGACGGGATCGTTCGAGTTCGAGACTGA
- a CDS encoding APC family permease produces the protein MAEHRLIDTQVGVIGATVLIIGNVIGVSAFVLPGPLAGDAGPGVIVALLLALIPLVFGILMSLQLGSAIPVAGGSYVYASRLVGPFWGFLLPWITIPGVWAGMLFIGLGFAEYVDFVAENISFVPSVPELALVYALLVPFIVLNVLGIRMVAIVQFTMVSLIVVGMIAFIVPGAFAIDAANYTPLFPEGAGPVIVAIVSLYFPLRGFRLVVELGEEMKNPAENIPRVLGLSAAVSLSLLIGLVVVLVGTTNWQQLGGMDAAVAQVSLGSFPAPLTGLVLVAAAMGALTSINMTYTAYSRLLMRAARDDIIPSPIARVHRRFNSPHVAVLLLGIPPLVVAPVSPGTVTLSVALSLTILFGLAVAGVALWNLPKAFPQRYEHSLYRLPPWLLKFVAAGAVVSAGFLWVLVSTQLPEMVAVLVGWLVLGYVFYRVRIRRFAQRGVDLEERMARLHENERVET, from the coding sequence ATGGCAGAACATCGGTTGATCGATACCCAGGTCGGGGTGATCGGAGCGACGGTCCTCATCATCGGAAACGTCATCGGCGTCAGCGCGTTCGTCCTTCCTGGACCGCTTGCCGGCGACGCCGGTCCGGGCGTGATCGTCGCGCTGTTGCTCGCGTTGATCCCGCTCGTCTTCGGCATTCTCATGTCACTGCAACTCGGGAGCGCGATTCCGGTCGCCGGCGGGAGCTACGTGTATGCCTCGCGGCTCGTCGGGCCGTTCTGGGGGTTCCTGTTGCCGTGGATCACAATCCCGGGTGTGTGGGCCGGCATGCTCTTCATCGGACTCGGCTTCGCAGAGTACGTCGACTTCGTCGCGGAGAACATCTCGTTCGTCCCGTCGGTGCCCGAACTCGCGCTCGTCTACGCGTTGCTCGTCCCGTTTATCGTCCTGAACGTCCTCGGAATCAGGATGGTTGCGATCGTCCAGTTCACGATGGTATCGCTCATCGTCGTCGGCATGATCGCGTTCATCGTTCCCGGTGCGTTCGCGATCGATGCGGCCAACTACACGCCGCTGTTCCCGGAAGGTGCTGGTCCCGTCATCGTCGCAATCGTCTCACTGTACTTCCCGCTTCGCGGGTTCCGACTCGTCGTCGAACTCGGCGAGGAGATGAAAAATCCTGCAGAGAACATCCCGCGCGTGCTCGGCCTGTCGGCCGCCGTCTCCCTCTCGTTGCTGATCGGTCTCGTCGTCGTCCTCGTCGGCACGACGAACTGGCAACAGCTCGGTGGTATGGACGCCGCCGTCGCCCAGGTTTCGCTGGGGAGCTTCCCGGCACCGCTGACGGGACTCGTGCTTGTCGCCGCCGCGATGGGTGCGCTCACGTCGATCAACATGACTTACACCGCCTACTCACGGCTCCTGATGCGAGCCGCTCGAGACGATATCATCCCGTCGCCGATTGCACGGGTCCACCGCCGATTCAACTCGCCTCACGTCGCCGTTCTCCTGCTTGGTATCCCGCCGCTGGTCGTCGCACCAGTCTCGCCAGGGACGGTGACGCTCTCGGTCGCGCTCTCGCTGACGATCCTGTTCGGGCTCGCCGTCGCCGGGGTCGCGCTGTGGAACCTGCCGAAAGCCTTCCCGCAGCGGTACGAACACTCGCTGTACAGGTTACCGCCATGGCTGCTCAAGTTCGTCGCCGCCGGCGCGGTCGTCTCCGCCGGGTTCCTCTGGGTACTGGTTTCGACGCAGCTTCCCGAGATGGTTGCCGTACTCGTCGGCTGGCTGGTCCTCGGCTACGTCTTCTACCGTGTCCGGATTCGTCGGTTCGCCCAGCGCGGCGTCGACCTCGAAGAGCGGATGGCGAGACTACACGAAAACGAGCGAGTAGAGACGTAG
- a CDS encoding nucleoside phosphorylase has product MTGDSEDPNADVQYHLEVGPEDVADTVLLPGNPERLEKIVAHWEDHEIRARHREYRTATGSYEGTPISVTSTGIGSPSAAIAVEELARVGCDTFIRVGSCGALQREMDVGDLVITTGGVRQEGTSDEYVREDYPATADYEVVSALVAAAERLGYDYHTGVTMSADSFYAGQGRPGYDGFEAAGSEELVDQLKEANVKNIEMEASAIMTLANLYGLRAGAVCTVYANRETGEFRTEGESRAAETATLATHLLAKMDAKKREAGVDRWHAGLSLEEY; this is encoded by the coding sequence ATGACCGGCGACAGCGAAGACCCGAACGCGGACGTACAGTACCACCTCGAGGTCGGCCCCGAGGACGTCGCGGACACCGTCCTCCTGCCGGGCAATCCGGAACGCCTCGAGAAGATCGTCGCTCACTGGGAGGACCACGAGATCCGCGCACGCCACCGCGAGTACCGGACTGCGACGGGAAGCTACGAGGGGACGCCGATCTCGGTCACCTCGACCGGTATCGGCAGTCCGTCCGCGGCTATCGCGGTCGAAGAACTGGCGCGTGTCGGCTGTGATACGTTCATCCGGGTCGGCTCCTGTGGTGCGCTCCAGCGCGAGATGGACGTCGGCGACCTCGTGATCACGACCGGTGGCGTCCGGCAGGAAGGGACGAGCGACGAGTACGTCCGGGAAGACTACCCCGCGACGGCGGATTACGAGGTCGTCAGCGCGCTCGTCGCCGCGGCCGAACGGCTGGGCTACGACTACCACACCGGCGTCACGATGAGCGCCGACTCGTTCTACGCCGGGCAGGGTCGCCCCGGCTACGACGGCTTCGAGGCCGCCGGCTCCGAAGAACTCGTCGACCAGTTGAAAGAAGCGAACGTCAAGAACATCGAGATGGAGGCAAGCGCCATCATGACGCTGGCGAACCTCTACGGACTCCGTGCCGGCGCGGTCTGTACCGTCTACGCGAACCGCGAGACCGGCGAGTTCAGGACCGAAGGCGAGTCTCGAGCGGCGGAGACGGCGACGCTCGCGACCCACCTGCTCGCGAAGATGGACGCGAAAAAGCGCGAGGCCGGCGTCGACCGCTGGCACGCCGGACTCTCGCTCGAGGAGTACTGA
- a CDS encoding DUF488 family protein, N3 subclade: protein MARGTLADTYAAAVQHDLAELPEEATLIGVVRKPAPWFHSAVDENRPELGPPVDLLEATKDAEEELKMQGLCAEGAHNAAWDRVNFDEQFRTYLETSNEAGDALEDLQSRLESGESLALVCYENTEKKRCHRTILRERLEDRIGAE from the coding sequence ATGGCACGCGGAACGCTCGCGGACACGTACGCCGCGGCCGTCCAGCACGACCTGGCGGAACTTCCGGAGGAGGCGACGCTGATCGGGGTCGTCCGGAAACCGGCGCCGTGGTTCCACAGCGCGGTCGACGAGAACAGACCGGAACTCGGGCCGCCCGTCGACCTGCTCGAGGCGACCAAAGACGCCGAGGAAGAACTGAAGATGCAGGGGCTGTGTGCCGAGGGTGCCCACAACGCGGCCTGGGATCGAGTGAACTTCGACGAGCAGTTTCGAACCTATCTCGAGACCTCGAACGAGGCAGGGGATGCCCTCGAGGACCTGCAGTCCCGGCTCGAATCCGGTGAGTCGCTGGCGCTGGTCTGTTACGAGAACACCGAGAAGAAACGGTGTCACCGGACGATTCTCCGGGAGCGGCTCGAGGATCGAATCGGCGCGGAGTAG
- the cdd gene encoding cytidine deaminase yields MPYLELLERAREIQSAAHVPYSEYRVGAALETADGEVFVGCNLENANFSNSLHAEEVAIAEAVKKGHRDFTRIAVSSSRRDGVTPCGMCRQTLAEFCGDDLVIVCDEGDDEPSEYTLGELLPNTISEETLE; encoded by the coding sequence ATGCCCTATCTCGAACTCCTCGAGCGCGCCCGCGAGATCCAGTCTGCCGCACACGTTCCCTACTCCGAGTACCGCGTTGGGGCCGCCCTCGAGACGGCAGACGGAGAGGTCTTCGTCGGCTGTAACCTCGAGAACGCGAACTTCAGTAACAGCCTCCACGCGGAGGAGGTGGCCATCGCCGAGGCGGTCAAGAAGGGCCACCGCGACTTCACCAGGATCGCCGTCAGTTCGAGCCGTCGGGACGGCGTCACTCCCTGTGGGATGTGCCGCCAGACGCTCGCCGAATTCTGCGGCGACGACCTCGTGATCGTCTGTGACGAAGGCGACGACGAACCGAGCGAGTACACCCTCGGCGAACTGCTGCCGAACACGATTTCGGAGGAGACACTCGAGTAG
- a CDS encoding phosphohexomutase domain-containing protein — MTLFGTAGIRGPVEQITPALALSVGQAAGQPGETFVVGRDGRETGSALAAAMEAGLESAGADVYRLGQVPTPALAFASQGRRGAMITASHNPPEDNGIKLFVDGVEYDRDAERTIEGRVDGDTLASWDDWGDSDRLEVLQPYRDAVVDYVDSAFGDGENEGSLLEGLSVAVDCGNGMASVATPQVLERLGAEVVAVNATVDGHFPARESKPTPETLTDFSDFLAAGSFDLGLAHDGDGDRLVVLGPDGEVIHEDTVLAVVAAHYAAESDAADPVVVTTPNASARIDEQVREAGGRVERVRLGALHEGIARERRAGDEGTEVVFAAEPWKHVHTHFGGWIDAVASAAAVAALVAEVGDTETLRDPVTERPYRKVSVDCPDDAKPDVMATLESDLPAAFPDAAVDTDYGVRLEFEDASWILVRPSGTEPYVRIYAESDDVDALVGDAREVVVSTVTDVS, encoded by the coding sequence ATGACACTGTTCGGGACTGCCGGGATCCGTGGCCCGGTCGAGCAAATCACGCCCGCGCTCGCGCTTTCGGTCGGGCAGGCCGCAGGCCAGCCGGGAGAGACGTTCGTCGTCGGTCGCGACGGCCGCGAGACCGGTTCGGCGCTCGCGGCGGCGATGGAAGCCGGCCTCGAGAGCGCCGGTGCCGACGTCTACCGACTCGGGCAGGTGCCGACGCCGGCGCTCGCGTTCGCCTCGCAGGGGCGACGCGGCGCGATGATCACCGCGAGTCACAACCCGCCCGAGGACAACGGGATCAAACTGTTCGTCGACGGCGTCGAGTACGACCGCGACGCGGAGCGCACGATCGAGGGCCGCGTCGACGGCGACACGCTCGCCTCCTGGGACGACTGGGGTGATTCCGATCGGCTCGAGGTGCTCCAGCCGTACCGCGACGCCGTGGTCGACTACGTCGATTCGGCGTTCGGTGACGGCGAGAACGAGGGGAGCCTCCTCGAGGGACTGTCGGTCGCCGTCGACTGTGGGAACGGGATGGCGTCGGTCGCGACGCCGCAGGTTCTCGAGCGACTCGGCGCGGAGGTCGTCGCGGTCAACGCGACCGTCGACGGCCACTTTCCGGCACGCGAGAGCAAACCGACGCCGGAGACGCTGACAGACTTCTCGGACTTTCTCGCCGCTGGCTCGTTCGACCTCGGACTGGCCCACGACGGCGACGGCGACCGACTCGTCGTCCTCGGTCCCGACGGCGAGGTGATCCACGAAGACACCGTCCTGGCCGTCGTCGCAGCCCACTACGCGGCCGAGAGCGACGCCGCCGACCCCGTCGTGGTCACGACGCCGAACGCCTCCGCACGCATCGACGAACAGGTGCGCGAGGCCGGCGGCCGCGTCGAACGCGTCCGACTCGGCGCGCTCCACGAGGGAATCGCTCGTGAACGACGTGCAGGCGACGAGGGAACCGAGGTCGTCTTCGCTGCCGAACCCTGGAAGCACGTCCACACCCACTTCGGCGGCTGGATCGACGCCGTCGCGAGCGCCGCCGCCGTCGCCGCGCTCGTCGCCGAGGTCGGCGACACCGAGACGCTTCGCGACCCGGTCACCGAACGCCCCTACCGCAAGGTCAGCGTCGACTGTCCCGACGACGCCAAACCCGACGTGATGGCGACTCTCGAGTCCGACCTTCCCGCAGCGTTCCCCGACGCGGCCGTCGACACCGACTACGGCGTTCGCCTCGAGTTCGAGGACGCCTCGTGGATCCTCGTCCGGCCGAGCGGGACCGAACCGTACGTCCGAATCTACGCCGAAAGCGACGACGTCGATGCGCTGGTCGGGGACGCACGCGAGGTCGTCGTATCGACGGTCACTGACGTATCGTAA
- a CDS encoding MaoC family dehydratase produces the protein MSHQNSGTPDFTAVTDAWTSMTQSFFQSATAANRAAVSAMLPTATSSQSTDGCASDETVPASIPSVDHSNLEWEFDRTVDDREDIGVGDTVTFEKTLTEDDVRAFAEISGDTNRLHLDEEFAEKTRFGERIVHGTLVSGLISAALARLPGLTIYLSQDLEFSGPVGIGDTVSARVEVVENLGKGQFRLETVIRNESDDAMVIDGEAVVLIDEQPDA, from the coding sequence ATGTCTCACCAGAACTCCGGGACACCCGATTTCACTGCCGTGACTGACGCCTGGACGTCGATGACTCAGAGTTTCTTCCAGAGCGCGACCGCGGCCAACCGTGCTGCCGTCTCAGCGATGCTGCCGACGGCCACCTCGAGTCAGTCGACCGACGGCTGCGCGAGCGACGAGACGGTACCCGCATCGATTCCGTCGGTCGATCACTCCAACCTCGAGTGGGAGTTCGATCGGACCGTCGACGACCGGGAAGATATCGGCGTCGGTGACACCGTCACTTTCGAGAAGACGCTGACCGAAGACGACGTTCGTGCGTTCGCAGAGATCAGCGGCGACACGAACCGCCTCCACCTGGACGAAGAGTTCGCCGAGAAGACTCGCTTCGGCGAACGGATCGTTCACGGGACCCTCGTCTCCGGACTCATCAGCGCTGCCCTGGCACGCCTTCCGGGGCTCACGATCTATCTCTCCCAGGACCTCGAGTTCAGCGGTCCCGTCGGCATCGGTGACACCGTTTCCGCGCGCGTGGAAGTCGTCGAGAACCTCGGGAAAGGTCAGTTCCGTCTCGAGACGGTCATCCGAAACGAGAGCGACGACGCGATGGTCATCGACGGCGAGGCCGTCGTCCTGATCGACGAACAGCCGGACGCATAA
- a CDS encoding AbrB/MazE/SpoVT family DNA-binding domain-containing protein: MTDDTDRSPWFPPAMFTEQMQEAGEQVAQSQQEMMKQLMEATSTTSNPFEEMSAFGPMNMGTATFKARVQSGGRISIPGPEREALDIEEGDIVQTIVVPVKRNRNED, translated from the coding sequence ATGACGGACGACACCGACCGCTCGCCGTGGTTTCCGCCCGCGATGTTCACAGAGCAGATGCAGGAGGCCGGCGAGCAGGTTGCCCAGTCCCAGCAGGAGATGATGAAACAGCTGATGGAAGCGACGTCGACGACGTCGAACCCGTTCGAAGAGATGTCGGCATTCGGGCCGATGAACATGGGCACGGCGACCTTCAAGGCCCGCGTGCAGAGCGGCGGTCGGATCAGCATTCCCGGCCCCGAACGGGAAGCCCTCGACATCGAAGAGGGCGACATCGTCCAGACGATCGTCGTCCCAGTCAAACGCAACCGCAACGAGGACTAA
- a CDS encoding poly(R)-hydroxyalkanoic acid synthase subunit PhaE, producing MSDSQPQNQNWNAFVEQWNEQFLEALEDNMEAQAQFVESWSETVSEVSEDEEISDGVEGYAKAYETWMNASEQMVERMNDVLEGEDVEMEEFRDIWLNTANEAFKDVMSTTAFAKMTGETVGDVLELQQQADEASQETLRSLGFATEEDIVEVGDRLVELERRQHDVEQKLDRVLDHLEDEQ from the coding sequence ATGTCAGACTCACAGCCCCAGAACCAGAACTGGAACGCGTTCGTCGAACAGTGGAACGAACAGTTCCTCGAGGCCCTCGAGGACAACATGGAAGCACAGGCCCAGTTCGTCGAGAGCTGGTCCGAGACGGTCAGCGAGGTCAGCGAGGACGAGGAGATCTCCGACGGCGTCGAAGGGTACGCGAAGGCCTACGAGACGTGGATGAACGCCTCCGAGCAGATGGTCGAGCGGATGAACGACGTCCTCGAGGGTGAGGACGTCGAGATGGAGGAGTTCCGCGACATCTGGCTCAACACGGCAAACGAGGCGTTCAAAGACGTGATGTCGACGACCGCGTTCGCGAAGATGACCGGCGAGACCGTCGGCGACGTGCTCGAACTCCAGCAGCAGGCCGACGAAGCCTCCCAGGAGACGCTCCGATCGCTCGGCTTCGCAACCGAAGAAGACATCGTCGAGGTCGGTGACCGCCTCGTCGAACTCGAGCGGCGCCAGCACGACGTCGAGCAGAAACTCGACCGCGTCCTCGACCACCTCGAAGACGAGCAATGA
- the phaC gene encoding class III poly(R)-hydroxyalkanoic acid synthase subunit PhaC: MRNPYATALDLQRQAWEATADLAGKSQVAPERTETVENADVGQTPSEVVYEENKLRLLHYEPQTEEQHDVPILVVYALINKPYILDLQPDRSVVQTLLESGFDVYMIDWGEPSKLDRSLTLDDYVNRYIDNCVDVVRERSGLDAINVLGYCMGGTKSAMYAALYPEKVRNLGLMAAGLCFAGDGGVLELWGAEEYYDPEKVTDTFDNVPAEFLDVGFALMDPVANNVTKYVRFYDNVEDEDFVENFARMERWLDEGIDVAGATYEQFISDVYQDNKLVDNELYLDGKHVDIENIEMPVLQIVAEYDHLIPPEASKPFTEEIPSDDTEIMEFATGHIGMSVSSRSHAELWPDVCEWFAERSVLEEDEDADLEVGAETDSQEPDAALAEDVSGDETGPEDLEGSGRVDEEVTNGGGESAIEAETDDLTDLNGVGQAYAEDLSAAGIETFDELAAADSAELAAETGISPSRIESWIEQAGDQ; encoded by the coding sequence ATGAGAAACCCCTACGCAACCGCACTGGACCTGCAACGACAGGCCTGGGAAGCGACGGCCGACCTCGCCGGGAAGTCCCAGGTCGCACCCGAGCGAACCGAGACCGTCGAGAACGCCGACGTCGGCCAGACGCCGAGCGAGGTCGTCTACGAGGAGAACAAGCTCCGACTGCTCCACTACGAACCCCAGACCGAGGAACAGCACGACGTCCCCATCCTCGTCGTCTACGCGCTGATCAACAAGCCGTACATCCTCGATCTCCAGCCCGATCGGTCGGTCGTCCAGACGCTGCTCGAGTCCGGCTTCGACGTCTACATGATCGACTGGGGCGAGCCGTCCAAACTCGATCGGTCGCTGACGCTCGACGACTACGTCAATCGCTACATCGACAACTGCGTCGACGTCGTCCGTGAGCGGTCCGGTCTGGACGCGATCAACGTCCTTGGATACTGCATGGGCGGCACGAAGTCGGCCATGTATGCCGCCCTCTACCCCGAGAAAGTCCGGAACCTCGGCCTGATGGCCGCCGGCCTCTGTTTCGCTGGCGACGGCGGCGTCCTCGAACTCTGGGGTGCAGAGGAGTACTACGACCCCGAGAAAGTGACCGACACCTTCGACAACGTCCCCGCGGAGTTCTTGGACGTCGGCTTCGCGCTGATGGACCCCGTGGCGAACAACGTGACGAAGTACGTCCGGTTCTACGACAACGTCGAGGACGAGGACTTCGTCGAGAACTTCGCCCGGATGGAACGCTGGCTCGACGAAGGGATCGACGTCGCCGGCGCGACCTACGAGCAGTTCATCAGCGACGTCTATCAGGACAACAAGCTGGTCGACAACGAACTGTACCTGGACGGCAAGCACGTCGACATCGAGAACATCGAGATGCCCGTCCTCCAGATCGTCGCGGAGTACGACCACCTCATCCCGCCGGAGGCGTCGAAGCCGTTCACCGAAGAGATCCCGTCCGACGACACCGAGATCATGGAGTTCGCGACGGGTCACATCGGAATGTCCGTCTCCTCGCGGAGCCACGCCGAACTCTGGCCCGACGTCTGTGAGTGGTTCGCGGAACGGTCGGTGCTCGAGGAAGACGAGGACGCCGACCTCGAGGTCGGTGCCGAGACCGACAGCCAGGAACCCGACGCTGCGCTCGCGGAGGACGTCTCGGGCGACGAGACTGGCCCCGAGGACCTCGAGGGGAGCGGTAGGGTCGACGAGGAGGTCACAAACGGTGGCGGCGAGTCCGCCATCGAAGCCGAGACCGACGACCTCACCGACCTGAACGGCGTCGGGCAGGCCTACGCCGAGGACCTCTCGGCGGCCGGTATCGAGACGTTCGACGAGCTCGCGGCGGCCGACTCAGCGGAACTCGCCGCCGAAACGGGAATCTCGCCATCTCGGATCGAGAGCTGGATCGAACAGGCTGGCGACCAGTAG
- a CDS encoding beta-ketoacyl-ACP reductase, which translates to MSMEGRTCVITGSARGIGRGIAEHLGSEGANVVINYRSSAEAAHEAVDAVETAGGSAVAAQADVSNREDVEHMREVCHEAFGPADVLVNNAGITADKQFTEMSREEWDRVMDVNLGGMFNCTQAFYDDIWNAEEGRLINISSVVGKQGNFGQANYAAAKSGMFGFTRTIALEFAQGGSTANCVAPGFTRTDMVESVPDEVLDRIVAGIPLERLAEVEDIAAVVQFLASEKSSYVTGEVIDVNGGMDL; encoded by the coding sequence ATGTCTATGGAGGGACGTACCTGCGTCATCACTGGTTCCGCACGTGGCATCGGTCGGGGGATAGCCGAACACCTCGGCAGCGAGGGTGCGAACGTAGTCATCAACTATCGGTCTTCGGCGGAAGCCGCTCACGAAGCGGTCGACGCCGTCGAGACTGCCGGCGGAAGCGCAGTCGCGGCACAGGCCGACGTCTCGAACCGCGAGGACGTCGAGCACATGCGTGAGGTCTGTCACGAGGCGTTCGGTCCGGCGGACGTCCTCGTGAACAACGCGGGAATCACGGCCGACAAGCAGTTCACCGAGATGAGCCGCGAGGAGTGGGACCGCGTGATGGACGTCAACCTCGGCGGGATGTTCAACTGCACCCAGGCGTTCTACGACGACATCTGGAACGCCGAGGAAGGTCGGCTGATCAACATCTCGAGCGTGGTCGGTAAACAGGGTAACTTCGGCCAGGCGAACTACGCCGCCGCCAAAAGCGGCATGTTCGGATTCACCCGGACGATCGCGCTCGAGTTCGCCCAGGGTGGATCGACCGCGAACTGCGTCGCACCCGGCTTCACGCGGACGGACATGGTCGAGAGCGTTCCCGACGAGGTCTTAGACCGGATCGTCGCGGGTATCCCGCTCGAGCGACTGGCGGAAGTCGAAGACATCGCGGCAGTCGTCCAGTTCCTCGCGAGTGAGAAGTCGTCGTACGTGACGGGTGAGGTGATCGACGTCAACGGCGGGATGGACCTCTAG